Part of the Nicotiana sylvestris chromosome 5, ASM39365v2, whole genome shotgun sequence genome is shown below.
actctctcaagtataaaagtatgtcaactctcaagtgtaaaaaaaaaTCTGTCAACTCTCCaccctttttctctcaatcttcAAGTTCTAGTCCTCAAAAAACTTCTccctaaaatgtgtcaaatgaccctatatatatagcaagacaagtcttcaattcccaaccccaaaattattcccccaatggcatgctttgtcccactacttaatgttttctttattttaaactttgtcccccatgcctacattaaataagtacatcCACCCaatcccattataatttgtctcccatgcttatattaaataagtacaagattcctccccattatgttttgtcttgtcccccattatattaaacaagtacatcaaaaaccccaccccattatatttgtcccccatgcttaacataaagaatcaaaataatgttcaattaccaaactacccctccgaccttattgcaattacaaatctacccccgaatgcaatgcaatttaccaaattacccctctgctctaaacaatcaattaatcataactcaaccaaaatatagtcaagatgaccaatttctcaacaatcttcaacaacaatttacatgaacatgatgaacaacacaaactccaaattaatggaatgaattaaccatatcgggaaccaatcctggttaatttagaccatgaatgtatgagcaagaacacaacaatacgaacaacaaaacacatgattcaaactaaattaacaaatcaaagacaaacataaactcacattaaatcactggatttaaacatgaacttcaaacaaagatgaacatgaattaaatctatttttagcaacaaacatgacggattcatatgactcaaacaacattaatgatttccggaaaatacataacaacatgaaacaaattgaagaaataacaaattaaatttcaatttgaatctaacaaacattaaactaacaaatattcacttcaacaataatatgaacatgaaataaacatgaaaaacaagtacttaatctttcatttggaatctgaaaaattaatttaacaaacaacacatgaacatgaactaaaaattaattcaaacgataaacaaaacaaacatttgccgattttagatttgaaaaatatcaaaacaaaatacggacaaaataaaactcaaaaatcactAACCAGATTGAAATGAAaaatgtacggactgttttgatgaacctcgaccaaagctcgaccaaacgtCAACGAACACGAACCTAAGAAACAACCGAAACCACACCGAAGCACTATCGGCAGTTGGGGGTTCGTTTGGTTACGTGAAAGAGCTGGGGTGTGGGCAGCAGTGATGGGTCTGTTTGGCTCGACTGGTTCATCAATGGAGGGAAGGCAGTAGCAACAGTAACGACGGTGAAGCTGCAGCGACATGGACGACGAGGACGAAGGAAGCTGAAGCAGCAGCGCGGAACGGAGGAGCTGGAGGATGAAGCAACAGCtgaagaagatgaaacagtagCTCGGAGGAAGATGAAGGCAGAAGAAGCAGCTCGGAGAAAGGCAGCCATGGCGATGAGCCTCGATAAAGCTGGGACAGCAGCGTCGGGGCAGCAGCAGTGGTGGCGCGGCAGGTTTTGGTCATGACGAAGCAGCGGCGACGGGGCTTCGAACAACAGAAGGAACAAACAACGGGCTGGTCGACGCACAAGCAGAAGCAACTGGTGGTGACGACGGACTGTTttgccggagaagatgaagctcgaccaaacgacgacgaactagagcaacaatggtggacgaagaagatgaagtgcttgGGCAGCAACTGTTTGGACGACGAGGGTGTGTCGAAGAATAAGGTAAAGGGCAGTCATGGATGCttggttggagctttggaggagttttttgagttttggggaagaagaagatagggaaggggcggatgggttagttttaggtttttagggtttttgttttgttttgtttttttgtttttgttttgtgttttgaaaaatgaagaagggtgttaggtatttgggttaatggggcggaccgggtcgacccggtctgaagtggactgggtcatggagaagattgggcaattttttgggcctttggcttacaattgaagaagtggcccaatccgatttttctttgtatttttgttctcttttcttctttcattttctaaaactaaattagaaaaatacttaaattattattaagaactaaattaagttataaaagcgcaaattaactcccaataacaattaacgcataattaagtaataattaagcacaaaattgtttatttagacattaaatgctaaaaatgcaaaagatgcctatttttgtaattttaatttttgtaaaactaatttaattactaacaattgtagaattaaatcctacatgcaaaatgcgacatatttttgtattttttttattaatttaacaaataagcaaacacatacaaatacaaataattatccaaaaatagcacaaaatctcacaaaattgcacaccgaggaaaatcattttattttgcattttttgggagtatttctcatatagggcaaaaatcacgtgtttacagtgactgtaacacattttagagacattgcagctcttcttattttaaaattttgagggtcctcctcaaaattctaccctattTTGGTAAATGATCCTTCGGCCGTTTGCGAGTGACGaaacttgttgaaccttcttcggagttttgagaatccttcttaaaattctgccccagtttcttaaccaatttctaacTGTCTGGCATATgctggcgttggctggacttgctctggaattttgagggtcctcctcaaaattctaccccagtttctggtgttgagaaaaatgaaaattttattatgatatgaccgaacccacaggactgcctacgtatccccttttaaacgagaatcaggtcaagcatagctcaattacatcagatgaagaaatgtaaatagtctaacaatagtatctcttgactgcatctgaattgattggttttggccagacttctccgtccatttctgcaagtatgagtgttcctcctgttagaaccctgtgaaccatgtaaggaccttgctagttgggagaaaatttccctttggcttcatcttgatgcggggaAATATTCTTCAGTACCAACTGTCTTGGTGCGAATTaccttggtttgactcttttgttgaaagctctggacattctgttctgataaagttgaccatgacataccgcattcattctttttccatctataagggccagtTGCTCATAGCGGCTTCTTATTCATTCTGCATCGCtaagttcggcttcctgtatgattcttaaagaaagGATTTCTACCTCGGTTGGAatgacaacttcggtaccataaaccagtaaaaaGGGAGTTTccctagttgatgtgcggactgtagtgcggtaccccaataggggaaagggtaacttctcgtgccattgtttgagGTTTTCTACTatcttccttaatatcttcttgatattcttgttagcAGTTTCCACGGCTTcattcatttgaggcatgtatgttgtagagtttttgtgcttgatttttaaggtttcacacatggctttcatcaagtcactattgagattggcggctttatcagtaataatggacttgggaactccgaatcggcaaacaatgcgatccttgacaaagtctgcgatgactttcttggttacagctttttaggatgcagcctctacccattttgtgaagtagtcaatagcTACTAAAATGAACCTATTCCCATTTGAAGCAGTGGGATCGATCAGACCGATGACATCTATTCCCCAGGaaacaaaaggccaaggtgcacttgttatGTTGAGCTCATTAGGTGGTACCcttatcatgtctacatgtacCTGACATTGGTGGCATTTTTATATGTACCGGATGCAATCCATCTCCATGGttatccaaaaatatccagctctgagtattttcttggctagaacaaaaccattcatatgtggtccacaagttcCGGCGTGTATTTCTTCGAGCAATCTAGAAGCTTCCTTtacgtcaacacaccttaacaacccTAGATCAGGGGTTCTTCTATATAGGGTCcctccgctttggaagaagtgattggatagcCTCCACAacgtgcgtttctgagtgtggtttgcctgctctggatattctcctcttgtcaaatattctttgatgtcgcggaaccaaggctttccatccgtctcctcttcaacatgagcacgGTAAGTtggttgattatggatcctcatcgggacgggatcaatgaaattcttgtctggatgttgtatcattgatgacaaagtgtCCAGTGCATCtgcaaactcattttgaattctgggtacatctttgaattctatctttgtgaatcttttcatcaattcctgcacatgatacaagtatggtagtatcttggtgttcttcatAGCCCactctccttgaacctgatgtactaGACGATCCGAATCTCCTATCACCAGTAACTCATGTATATTCATATTGATGACcagattgagccccatgatgcaagcttcatattccgccatattgttggtgcatgaaaACCTAAGCTTCGCAGATACAAGGTAGTGTTGActtgtttctgataccaaaaccgctccaatgcccactcctttgaagtttacagctccatcgaagaacatcctccaaccatcgtaAGCTTGAGTAATGTCCTCTCATATGAATgatatttcttcatcaggaaaatacgttttcaagggtttgtattctcctcccacaggattttcagcgAGATGGTCTTCCAATGactgtcctttgaccgccttctgagttacatagatgatatcaaactcacttaacagtatcttcCACTTGGCTAATTTTCTGGTCggcatgagcttctgaaagatatacttcagagggcccatcctagatatgaggtacgtggtataggaacagaagtaatgcctcaacttctgagctgtCCAGGtaaaagcacaacaagtgcgctccaacagagagtatcgtgcttcatagggtgtgaacttcttactcaagtagtatatagcttgctcctttctccctgtctcatcatgttgtcccaaaacacatctgaaagCTCTATCTAATACAAATACATAGAGTATCAAAGGTCTCCCAAGTTCTGGCAGTACcaggactggtggtgtggacatgtactccttgattttaaaagccttctgacaatctTCAATCCaacttgtttcagcatctttcctcaacctcttgaagatgggttcacatataactgtggattgtgctatgaagcgactgatatagttgagacgtcctaggaagctcatcacgtccttcttgctctttggtggtgataattcttgaatagccttaactttggacgggtccaactcaattccCCGTCGGCTGATGATGAATCCTAATAACTTTCCTgtgggaaccccaaatgcacattttgcggggttcagttttaagTTATACCTCCTTAacctatcaaagaactttctcaagtcatCTATGTGATCTGCgtctctcttggatttgatgatgtcatcatcaacatacacctctatttctttatgtatcatatcatggaagatggttgtcatggctctcatataagtagccccagcattttttagaccaaatggcatcatcttatagTAGTATACCCCCCACGGTGTGATAAAAGCTGTTTTCTCtacgtcctcttcatccatccaaatctggtgataacccacgaagcaatctacaaaggattggagttcatgcttggcgcaattgtcgatcaggatatgtatgtttggtagtggaaagttgtccttggaaATTTCTctgtttaagtctcgatagtcaacacatactctgactttcccatctttcttcggaactggtaaaatgttggctaaccaggttgggtactcaactaccctaagGACTTTGGATTTGATCTgattagtaacttcctccttgatttttaggctcatgtctggtttgaactttctgagtttctgcttcactagcggacacattggattggtaggtaatttgtgagccactatggatgtgctcaaaccgatcatgtcatcatatgaccatgcaaatatATCATCATACTCCTTCAAGAAACGAATGTACTCCTCCTTCTCtatcggtgataagtgaatgcttacaTGAGTTTCCTTGACGGTCtcagcgtctcccaaatttactgtttcagtttcgtccaggttgtaCTTAGGTTTATTCTAGAAGTTctcaacctccctaacaatttcctcaggtatttcgTCCTCTTCTTTTGAGTCACTATCCatatgttgtgttgtctcattacatgtcacagtcaccagttcattaggaaaagtaataataatgttgtagaaagaaagtgtgaaagataataatgaataataaatagcaatgcattgattaaaaATTGAAAACATCTAAAACAAGTacagctcgatgaatcgagcaattattttgaaacaaaatgtgtctttaaaacaaaattattgaAAACATCTGAAATGCGTAGCATggatataaaaataaattaggcaaaattccaagctacccagggactcggcgggcccagGATGGTATGGCGGTCCAATTCCTAGAACAACTCTCTTCTCCACAATCTGAATGGTAAggccttcttcctcttcctcctcctcctcaattatcgcactgcaatccatatcctcatcctctaggaacaaattcctcagcccAGCTAAAGCTTCTTCTTATGCAGTTCCCTATATTTTATTAGCCTGGTGAAAAGTCTGCCCCAGATGTGGCACTGGTCGCTCGAAAGGGTAATAAGGTCCTCGTTATGGAggtgaccaatcatcatactaTGTATACTGGTATTCGAGCCTGAAGGTTGTACCATGAcgtttcagctgtattggtttagtaatgtaaggccccgtgaaatttctactcaaaaactcAAAAGCTCGTAGTACTAaattaggaatatgtgttagaaacTTGTTCGGACCCTTTTGATCGAtcggtgcattaaaaagttaaggaataatgttttccagaaaagtgcgtTTCTGCGgaccattatgcgatcgcatagtcgCCGTAAAGTCAgacagtttgatggttaatttgtggtcaactatgcggccaattatgcgatcacataatcaaTATGCGAGTTGCATggtcatcgcataatccccttggaatttttgtTAGGGGTAGTTCTGTGGTGCATTATGTGATGgcagaacaggtatgcggaccgcatttctatCGCATACCCGGACAGTTTGTTTAGGTTTTTGGGGCCATTTTTGCGGTCTCTTTTACGGGCCGCATGTCCATTACGCAATCGTATATGCGATCGCAGATTTcctcggggctcctattttctaacttttaaaacccgaccccatcccattaaaaacacctCATTAGACCCCTTTTATGTTATTCTGCTGCaaatagagtgagagagagagagagttctaGAGAAAGAGGGTGATCTTCATCAagtctgtaagcacgtgatttttgccctatatgagaattactcccaaaaattccaaaaaataaaataattttttgtttgtttgcaattgttgtgaattttgtgttatttttcttgtattgtttgcatttgtctgtgcatgtttatttgctaaatttataaaaaaatacaaaaatatgtcgcatttgcatttaggatttaagtttgcaattatgagtaattaagtttgttttacaagaaggaaaattacaaaaatagacatcttttgcatttttagcctttaatgtccaaattgtgtgattgtattttaattgtcatttttattttatatgataattgttgctaggaattaattagtgtttttaataagttaatttagtttgtaacttaatttataattttaattagaaagtaaaagaaaagagagcaaacaatataaagaaaatcggaattgggcctcttcttcaattttgaacctaggcacaaaacacctctacccaacccaaaacTTTTGACCCAAGCCCAACCACCCCCCCATCTGACCACCCCCATCTGACCACACGAGCCCCCTACTCTTTCTCTCATGTTTTGTTTTGTtacctaaaaaaccctaaaccaCCCGCCCCCCTCTCTTTCTCCTTCTCCAAGCAGCCCCTCCAAGCTCACATGGAtgccctcccatggctgcctttcTCTACTGCTGCTTCTTCTGCTTCGTTCAGTCGCAACTCCAGCCAGCccgccatggctgctgctgctCAAATACACACTGCCTCACGTCCAAAACAAccaacatccatggctgcctcctCCTTCGTCTGCGTCCAAATGACCACCCCGTCCccatcgtcttcatcttcttcgtccatcgaACTGCAGTCACCAAACGCTGTTGCTGCTCGACGACCCTAAAATCACCATCGTCGTCACGTCCAAACCACCATTGTTGCTACCCTCCCCCGTCCGCCATTAACGAGTAGCATGGCTGCTGCGttgctgctccttcttcttcgtcccaGCTCATCCATGAACACCACCCAAGCCACTATTGTTGCTTCCTTCGTCGAGCTCACCCCAAGTCGTCGGAAAAACCATCAACTCCCTCGTCCGCCATTAACGAGCAACATGgatgctgctgttgttgttgctttttcttcgtctttttttttcttcaccaTGACTGCCTCGTCGAGGTCCAGTCtgagttcgtcaaggttaaagagaaggtgggtttttATTGAAGTCGAGATCCAttaggtcgttggcagtcttggttcaagttcgtcgttgttcatttccggttagttggtttaagtttcatttctgtccgtattttgtttgatattctcagatttgaaatcagtatatgtttgattcctttcttgttcgttgtttttcatttcttgattatttcttcggtttgttttcattcatttgtttttgtttagttttaatatagaagggttttagtttaatcacttgaatcattcatctttgttgtttaatttagatttaattcgtgttcattttttgtttgaagttcgtttttaatccagtgatttaatgtgagtttatgttttgggttttaatttattttttttaacttagtttgaatcattcatctttgttgtaatgttgttggatttaatttgaagatcaattgattattgagtttagtgatttgaatctgtttatttgttttgtttaagtttaatttgaatttgagcttaatgatttgaatatacatgtttgttattgttgttgaatctgaaagtatgtttgttgttaaaaatattgttctgtcaaaaatattgagtttctagcctaagtttgttcatgaaatttgattaggaattggttatagctgctgtattttggttagaattggttatagctgatggggttagaatggtaaattgcagtatttccaggggtaaaatggtaatttcagtaatttcagaggggtatttttggaattgaaaatctgaacaattatttattttgagtgctttgtccactaagtattaaataatattaaaataatacgtagtgggggacaagacataatggtggggaattaatacattgtttaatatagtgggggacaaaacatgcggTAGTGGGGCAATAAGTGATTTAAATAAGGgaaagatatgtgttagtgggaattaatacattgtttaatatagtgggggacaaaacattaggtagtgggaagttaaagggggatgggtagaagatagtgggatttaatttaaaatgcTTGAAGTTTGTAAATAAAATGAGGTTTTTCTGAACATTAAAGGAGAGGATTCCAAAAATATTGAGGGAGAATAGGAGATTTTCTGAATATTAAGAGAGATTTGAGGATTTTTCGGAACAGAAAAAACATCTGGAAAtttaaagagagagtagtatataCCCGGTATACAATCTGAATACACtggatatacggattcagaaattaagggttaaacattaactggtctttcaatctgaaaaagattcactttgtttctggccgttgattgttgttggtgtttctggattttcatttggtttgttccttgagtttggttggttatttgctactacttcactggttgttGCTGAATTTCTGCTCGGTTTTTAAATCTGTTGatgggtgttgttgttgttgtatgctactgcattcctgctgatcttccttttcttttgcttccaatatcaggtacacaactgacacgctggttactgtaaactgaaacatgaagcatgaatatgaaatgaagagttgaagttctgaattatcttagttatattctgaattttatttgtatatatacattatttagttTCCTCTAAATCAGAAtcatatagttgtttaatatatataatggaacatctgacagtagcttagtggacgaactatctatgtattgcctaaaaaaatggtgtagtaactctgtccagttagttcgttattgttggatgattatcatgtctcaaaaagcatgttagctgatttagactattcttaaacattcaacagttagctcattaaacgaatagaccgtttcggaacttgtaggaatattgtttagctagatactattggttaatttcagcatgtaaatggtctagaattaaaattagattgccaagtttttttttaatttgacaaactgtgaacatgcctagtataatgtaactaggtagtaacatatgaatgagatggcccaggtccagttttatgccatacacgttgggcctgggtccAAGTTGGCCAACAGGCTGTCCATATTGTGTTTACATTTtgatttaacaaattgcgttcagaacccgactataacaactcgtaagcatgtaaataaattaggacattttctctttcattttttagagacaaatttaatagaaaaaatgtaggcactttaggattatcctttttaaaataaataagatgagactcacccaataaaacgcacaagttgtggggccctcaataaatggttaataattgtatagacttcgagatcggtcgtttagcaaatttcacggccttacccaaaataatgatacgttagtcgctttaggcgcgcctttaacaatttattttcttaaactcgggtgcacatttatgtgacccaaatccaaatctcaacagagtcgaaatatgtcgataaccacgggtacattgatgtgacgtggttcgagatatattttcacgatgttgcaattctctgttaaaataataataatgataaaagcggttaaaagttaaaattcgcacatatgttcaacatgtattatatcaaataatcaagccgaatatgacagttaagcgaccgtgctagaaccacggaactcgggaatgcctaacaccttctcccgggttaacagaattccttatccagatttctggcgcgtagactgttaaacagagtcaatattttcctcgattcgggattcaaccggtgacttgggataccataaatctcccaagtggcgactctgaaataaataaataaatctcgtttcgattgtcctttaattggaaaaaactccctttcgcGCCCCTTtgaggcggcgcgggcgaaaaaggaggtgtgacaaagtccccactcaatccttgcctaaacccttgaagattatcaagtaaagcTGCTAGAccttcaccccaagaggtaagaacttgagcaCTAGCTTTTGGTTTCGAAATTCACACTAGAATGAGTAATTAgcttgggggttcatgggtataaaaatggattttcttgcatgcataaaagataatagggtatgggaaggttgtgaactaaaaagatagcaattggggtgtaagataatgaaaatctctcacaaaagggttCTATAATCACAATGCACACCTAGTGCTTGATaatatgctcaaatgagctagaatcttaatcatgtctctTGTAActttcataaaatagattgaagttgctaagagtcccgaaattttgtaagaatttaaagAAAGCTCTGTTgagatatgtatggttaaaaacccctcttcttagaaattgagctcccatggtgtcctcgcatatgttgtaagtccggaatttgatttatgtagtatttgttatttcaaaggatttggtgttgcaagaatatatgtgaaaagtgtgtctcaatgtgttcaatgtgct
Proteins encoded:
- the LOC138869512 gene encoding uncharacterized protein, with the protein product MAEYEACIMGLNLVINMNIHELLVIGDSDRLVHQVQGEWAMKNTKILPYLYHVQELMKRFTKIEFKDVPRIQNEFADALDTLSSMIQHPDKNFIDPVPMRIHNQPTYRAHVEEETDGKPWFRDIKEYLTRGEYPEQANHTQKRTLWRLSNHFFQSGGTLYRRTPDLGLLRCVDVKEASRLLEEIHAGTCGPHMNGFVLAKKILRAGYFWITMEMDCIRYI